The stretch of DNA AAAGTACTTATACTTGCAGGCGGACTTGGTACAAGATTATCAGAAGAAACCGATCTGAAACCGAAACCAATGGTAGAAATAGGCGGCAAGCCTATTCTGTGGCATATAATGAAGACTTATTCCTATTACGGATTTAACGAATTTGTTATTTTAACGGGTTATAAGTCGCATATTATCAAAGACTATTTTGTAAACTACTACAACAGATACTCGGATATAACCGTAGATATGGCAAATAACACGGTGGAAGTACATAAAACAAGACATGAACCCTGGAAGGTAACTATGCTCTACACCGGACAAAATACCATGACAGGCGGCAGGATTAAAAAAGCAAAGGATTATATCGGTAACGAACCTTTTATGCTTACTTA from Candidatus Gastranaerophilales bacterium encodes:
- the rfbF gene encoding glucose-1-phosphate cytidylyltransferase; the encoded protein is MKVLILAGGLGTRLSEETDLKPKPMVEIGGKPILWHIMKTYSYYGFNEFVILTGYKSHIIKDYFVNYYNRYSDITVDMANNTVEVHKTRHEPWKVTMLYTGQNTMTGGRIKKAKDYIGNEPFMLTYGDGVCDVNINDLIAAHKQSGKLATMTAVQLSGRFGALIIKDNNMITSFMEKPKGDESWINGGYFVCQPEVLDYISDGNDVIFERT